AAGGCTTTAGTTTGCCTTTGAGAATAATATACTGAAAAAGCTAAGGCTATTGCTGAAATAATGCTTGCGGATGCACCTAAATCAGATATTATGCTCATTGCATATACCTCTTGAGTGACGAATTAAAGTATTTACAAATAAAAAATTTTTTTAAATCATGATAGAATTTATTCTCCAGTAAACGCAGAACGGTTAAGCGATTTTGATATAGCTTTATTCTACTTTTATTTTCAACTAGTATTGTAGATTTGCTTAAACATGTAACATAATACGTTAATTTTTTCGTTTTATTTGAAACATTTTCTAGTTATCAAGGCCCGTGGCCCGTTCAGATCCAGGCCATAGCACTAATTTTCATGAAAAATTGAAAGGAGTTATCCAGAAAGACAACCCTCTGATAGATAATAGCTTACAAAATTTATCAACTAAAATAGAACTTATTATATTTTATAACTGCGCTAAAATAATTAAGTAAAGAAACTTGTTGGAGTTACATTACTTAAGAAAATCGCTTAATATTAATGTAAAAAATTCAGTAAAGGCTTACAAAAAATTATAAGTCAAAAGCCTAGACGATATAGCGAATAGGCTAACGTTACCTAATTATTAATTTATTATCCTATTATTTTTTACTCCTTTTTGCTAGGTAGAATAGTATTAGCAATGATATGCCTACTATAAAAGCTATTGAAATTGGAAAAAAGTTTAAAGATGATTTTAGTGTTGTGCTTGTATTAGTTGTTGTAGTATTTATTTGCTTAGCAATTATGATAATTGTATTCTGCCCTATCTTTAGATTTGCTGTAAACTGAAGTAATTCATGGTTAGCCCTATAATTGAAAGCTTGTCCATTTATGAATATGTTAAAGTTAGTGATTCCTGTTAAGAAGTATAAGCTTAAGTTCTGTGGATAATGCGCGTAGATATGTAATATTAAGGCTGATCCATTCCATGTTTGGTTCTCTAAATAGTTTCCGTTACTAAAATTGGCATAGAATAATTGAATTTTGGGGTAGTCCCATGCTTGTATATAATCTTCTTCAGCTACAATTCCCCATGGTTGTGTTTCACTATTTATTTGCCCGTCTGTCCTGTTATCACTTACATAATAAGCCATATAATAAGGATAATCTAAAGTTGTTCTTTCCCACATTCTGCTAATCGCCAAATCTGCTAATGTTTGATTTCCTATAGCATCAGCGTATTCACTCAATAGTTCGTCCATATACGTATCGTAATCTGATTGAATAGTACTGTAATTGTAATAAATCCATATTCTGTAATTAATTGATATATTTCCTTTCATATCACTCCAGTTAAGAAAAGGCTCCTCTGAATAGTGTAGCCCTTGCTCGATCATTAAAGCATGTGTTAGGTAAGTTTGGTTATGTGTTAAGTAATATAATGACATTAATGCTTGCCCCGACATTGAAGTTACATCAAGACAGTAATTGCTCATAGGATATTTAATAATTGGATTTAATAATTTGGGTATTGTAAATAATCCATAAAATGGATTAGGCCAGCTAAATGGGATTGTAACATTTGATGGTCCGTTAGTTGAGTCAACTAACATATAAACCTTTTGCGGGGCTTTTACATTGATTCCTACTATTAAAGTACTGCCAGACGGAGCTTCAACATTAGTCAAAACGGGAATATGGAAAGTAACTGGATAATAGGGTGTACTGCCACTTTTACCGCCAGCTTGAATTTGTACATTAGTAAATATAGATGAGCCAATAGTCTGTAGAACTTGCCCATTGTATGCTATCTGAACTGTTATCGTTACATTAGCCTCTGTATCTGTACCACCACCGTTAAAGTATAGTATAGTTGTTAGAATTCCGCTTACATTCAAATCATTGCTTAATGTGGGTGGTAATAATGCTTTGTATGGTTTATTGTAAAGACGAATTGCATATGATGTATTAAGTGGAATATCCTCAAAGAAGTTGATTGCTATTGAGCTTCCGCTAATCACAGTACCTACATCCATGCCACTTGTAGTGTTAATGATGTAGCCATAAGTATTATAACCATTTATGTTAGTAACGTAATTATCTTTGTGATACCACATACTAATATTATAATATGTATATCTGTTGCTACTTTGATACTGAAGTAACCATGAACCTAACTGATTTAATGCATCTAAGTAAATGCTATTATGTGTAGTATTGTAGAGTACTATTGTGGCTAAGATAAATCTCGCTAGGGAAGATGTGTAGGTTTTTCCGTTAGACCACTTTAACTCATTATAGTATGCTTGCCATGATTGTTCTGCCATTGATAATGCCTGGGTATTTCCATATTTACCTAAAAGCGCCAATGCATAGATTATTTGTCCTTCATAATAATCTTCACCAACAATTGCGTATTTCCAATATGATGGGCCGTCTAAAATGTTCTTTACTACTGTGTTAGGACATGGGATCCAGTCTACACTAGGGATAAAATCGAAGCCTACTAGGGAAGTTCCGTTGCCTTCATAGGCTATTTGGAACCATTGATAATATCCTGCTGGCGTTTCAAATGTTGAATTCATGTAAAGCGTATTTCTAATCTCATAAGGTGGGCCAAAATAAACGGTATAAGGTCCAAAGTGACCAAATTGTGAATTGTATTCAGTATAATTAGCCAGAGGAAATATGAATAGTAAATTATAATCACCAATCCAATTTGGTGCATAGCTGGTATTCAGCAGTAACCATTGTCCGATATTCACATTTGCGAAATAAGTCCAGCTAATATTAGATGAGTCTTGATAATTCTTTATGTATCCAAATTTTTGCGTAAACATATACTGATAACCGCTTCCAATAGTAGAAAGGCCATTAAATCCAAAATATAATGTAGAGCCATTTTGAATTTCTGCTAAAGCTAAAATCATATTATTCTTTTGCAATAAGTAAGCCCACCAATATTGCGAACCGCTATTGCTAGTAAAGGTATAATTAAAGGCAACATAATTTTGCGTTTTGATTACATTAAATTGAGGTGCATAAGTAGTGGGATAAAGAGTAGATATTGAAGCAACGTAAATTCCAGTGTTCCTAGTCTGAGTGGATGTTGCCCCAGGCACATAGATGCCTATTCCGATAAGGAATGGATAGGCTGACAAAGTGCCTAAATTCCAATATTTCGGGTATACTGAATTAGGGATTGGAACATTTATGTCCTGCCATTGTCCATCTGCTGTGAAATAAACTGGTATGTTTGTTTGTATGAATGATCCAGAAGCGTTTTCCCACACAAAAATCAAATATATTCTATTAATTGAAGATGATTGTATATATAATGTTATGTTGAAATCCATGAATTGGTCATTAGGATTAGTCTGTCCTAGGTACTTAGTCCCTTTTATTAATGTAATAGCCTGTGGTAGTACATTCACTATTGGGTAATTATATTGTAATTGTTCTGATGGTGTGCCGAATAATGCTGGGCCAGTTAGATTGAGATATGTTTTCGCGCTATTGTCTAAAGAGGTCTTTGTATCATTCCCCCATGCTGAAATATTAAGTAATTCCCATGGTGGATTTTGTCCACCAGATCCACTGAATCCCCCATCCACTATTGGGTTTTCAGTAGCTTCACATGGATTTACCAAAATACCATTGGGTTCTTGAATTACAACAGATTGTAAATACGCTACGGTTAGTGTTGGATTATAATAGGTGCTTACTCTTAACCCTTGTAATGTATTGCTTTGATTGTACCATATCCAATAATAGCCATTAGTATATCCAATCAGATCCCCGCATATCTTTTCATAGAACTGTGCAAATGGATATTCAAATCTTTTTATAAAATATCCGCCAACATCACCTTCTTGCAAAAATTGAAGGATATCATCAACATAAGTACTGTAACTATTCCAATATGACGCTATTGCTTCTAGAAATTTTGAATTATCATCAAGCCAATAAGAATTTGGAATACTCTTAGCTTCATAAAAAGCATAAGTCCCTGTAGGGCTCTTTTCCCATAATGTAGCAATTTC
This genomic window from Acidianus manzaensis contains:
- a CDS encoding end-filament protein: MNKLVISLLSIFILSLFLISEFNTVAYSDIPLPLKMAVNEEIATLWEKSPTGTYAFYEAKSIPNSYWLDDNSKFLEAIASYWNSYSTYVDDILQFLQEGDVGGYFIKRFEYPFAQFYEKICGDLIGYTNGYYWIWYNQSNTLQGLRVSTYYNPTLTVAYLQSVVIQEPNGILVNPCEATENPIVDGGFSGSGGQNPPWELLNISAWGNDTKTSLDNSAKTYLNLTGPALFGTPSEQLQYNYPIVNVLPQAITLIKGTKYLGQTNPNDQFMDFNITLYIQSSSINRIYLIFVWENASGSFIQTNIPVYFTADGQWQDINVPIPNSVYPKYWNLGTLSAYPFLIGIGIYVPGATSTQTRNTGIYVASISTLYPTTYAPQFNVIKTQNYVAFNYTFTSNSGSQYWWAYLLQKNNMILALAEIQNGSTLYFGFNGLSTIGSGYQYMFTQKFGYIKNYQDSSNISWTYFANVNIGQWLLLNTSYAPNWIGDYNLLFIFPLANYTEYNSQFGHFGPYTVYFGPPYEIRNTLYMNSTFETPAGYYQWFQIAYEGNGTSLVGFDFIPSVDWIPCPNTVVKNILDGPSYWKYAIVGEDYYEGQIIYALALLGKYGNTQALSMAEQSWQAYYNELKWSNGKTYTSSLARFILATIVLYNTTHNSIYLDALNQLGSWLLQYQSSNRYTYYNISMWYHKDNYVTNINGYNTYGYIINTTSGMDVGTVISGSSIAINFFEDIPLNTSYAIRLYNKPYKALLPPTLSNDLNVSGILTTILYFNGGGTDTEANVTITVQIAYNGQVLQTIGSSIFTNVQIQAGGKSGSTPYYPVTFHIPVLTNVEAPSGSTLIVGINVKAPQKVYMLVDSTNGPSNVTIPFSWPNPFYGLFTIPKLLNPIIKYPMSNYCLDVTSMSGQALMSLYYLTHNQTYLTHALMIEQGLHYSEEPFLNWSDMKGNISINYRIWIYYNYSTIQSDYDTYMDELLSEYADAIGNQTLADLAISRMWERTTLDYPYYMAYYVSDNRTDGQINSETQPWGIVAEEDYIQAWDYPKIQLFYANFSNGNYLENQTWNGSALILHIYAHYPQNLSLYFLTGITNFNIFINGQAFNYRANHELLQFTANLKIGQNTIIIIAKQINTTTTNTSTTLKSSLNFFPISIAFIVGISLLILFYLAKRSKK